The following are from one region of the Chloracidobacterium sp. genome:
- the kynU gene encoding kynureninase → MVANGELFENDIEFAADADRHDDLGLFRDRFHIPKASDGTDSIYFTGNSLGLQPKTARVYIDQELDDWARLGVDGHLHARHPWLPYHEFVTDQMSRVVGAMPIETVVMNSLTVNLHLLMVSFYRPTSERFKIVIEKGAFPSDRYAVISQLNFHGLGSAALIELAPRSGETTLLTEDIVETIERDGDKIALILLGGVNYYTGQAFDIPTITDAGHRKGCVVGFDLAHAAGNLELRLHDWEVDFAAWCSYKYLNAGPGGIAGVFVHEKHASSFDLPRFAGWWGHDKDTRFLMGPEFKPLAGAEGWQLSNPPILQLAALRASLEIFDEAGMPRLRQKSTRLTGYLAFLLRTIEDERISMITPPDVSGRGCQISIRVTDTGRKLFEALTENGVIADWREPDVIRVAPVPLYNSFSEVYRFYEILRSALR, encoded by the coding sequence ATGGTGGCCAACGGTGAATTGTTCGAAAATGATATCGAGTTTGCAGCAGATGCAGATCGTCATGATGATCTAGGCCTTTTCAGAGACCGTTTCCACATCCCAAAGGCGTCAGACGGCACGGACTCAATTTACTTCACGGGGAATTCGCTCGGTCTCCAACCAAAAACCGCACGCGTATACATTGATCAAGAACTCGATGATTGGGCACGCCTTGGCGTAGATGGGCACCTGCACGCTCGTCATCCCTGGCTTCCCTATCACGAATTTGTTACGGATCAGATGTCTCGGGTCGTCGGGGCGATGCCGATCGAGACCGTCGTAATGAACTCGCTTACGGTTAATCTTCACCTCCTGATGGTCTCTTTCTACCGGCCGACCAGCGAGCGCTTTAAGATCGTGATCGAAAAGGGAGCGTTCCCGTCAGACCGATACGCCGTAATATCGCAGCTGAATTTTCATGGGTTAGGTAGTGCGGCACTGATCGAACTTGCTCCCCGCAGTGGCGAAACGACGCTGCTGACCGAAGACATAGTTGAGACCATCGAACGCGACGGCGACAAGATCGCATTAATACTGCTTGGCGGAGTCAATTATTATACGGGTCAGGCGTTCGACATCCCGACCATCACCGACGCAGGTCACCGAAAGGGATGTGTTGTCGGTTTCGACCTCGCTCATGCTGCAGGAAATCTCGAACTGCGTCTTCACGATTGGGAGGTCGACTTCGCCGCCTGGTGTTCTTACAAGTATTTGAACGCCGGACCGGGCGGAATCGCAGGTGTATTTGTTCACGAAAAGCATGCCAGTTCTTTTGATCTTCCTCGTTTTGCCGGCTGGTGGGGACACGACAAGGATACACGGTTTTTGATGGGACCGGAGTTCAAGCCGCTTGCGGGTGCCGAGGGATGGCAGCTTTCTAACCCACCGATATTGCAACTTGCAGCACTCCGGGCCTCGCTTGAGATCTTTGACGAAGCCGGTATGCCGCGACTCCGGCAAAAGTCAACTCGGTTGACGGGTTACCTTGCTTTTTTGCTTCGAACGATCGAAGACGAGCGTATTTCGATGATAACACCGCCGGATGTCAGTGGACGCGGATGTCAGATCTCGATTCGCGTAACTGATACTGGGAGGAAATTGTTTGAAGCGTTGACCGAAAACGGGGTCATTGCCGATTGGCGTGAGCCTGATGTGATAAGGGTTGCCCCAGTGCCGCTTTATAACTCTTTTTCCGAGGTTTACCGGTTTTACGAGATTTTGCGGTCAGCATTGCGCTAG
- a CDS encoding FAD-dependent monooxygenase codes for MSNQRVIIIGAGLAGSLLAIFLAKRGIQVDVFEARGDMRKEQVAAGRSINLALSDRGIAALRQVGMDEFMLAEAMPMRGRMIHSVDGSTKLLPYSGRKGEYINSVSRAGLNIALMNEAEKYPGVQFIFGERCTDFDCKYGEVTFEGGRTLRSDTVIATDGAGSQVRQAMQRQIAEFEFSSEFLEHGYKELVIPPASELPEVLEGASPRSGNFLLEPNALHIWPRHKFMMIALPNFDGSFTCTLFLSHNGNGEAGFDQLVDDAALLNFFQREFPDAVRLMPSLVEDFFANPTGSLGTIKCWPWNVGGRSLLLGDAAHAIVPFYGQGMNCAFEDVRVLDSLIEKHGAAWESIYKEYGALRKINTDAIADLAVGNFYEMRDATADPVFQRKRELETLLEQNYTDYFSKYSMVTFREDIPYSVALSKGNAQDRLLMEICSKTQDALELDLGSIAAQLKEAG; via the coding sequence ATGAGCAATCAGAGGGTGATCATCATCGGTGCGGGGTTGGCAGGATCACTGCTGGCGATCTTTCTTGCGAAACGCGGCATCCAGGTCGATGTATTCGAAGCACGCGGAGACATGCGGAAGGAGCAGGTGGCGGCAGGACGCTCGATCAACCTTGCGTTGTCTGATCGAGGTATCGCCGCCCTTCGTCAGGTCGGAATGGATGAATTCATGCTTGCCGAGGCGATGCCGATGCGTGGCCGGATGATCCACTCTGTCGACGGCTCGACGAAACTCCTTCCCTACAGTGGTCGCAAAGGTGAGTACATAAATTCGGTTTCCAGGGCCGGACTCAACATCGCTTTGATGAATGAAGCAGAGAAGTATCCGGGAGTGCAGTTTATCTTTGGCGAGCGATGTACAGATTTCGACTGCAAATACGGTGAGGTGACGTTCGAAGGCGGGCGCACTCTTAGATCCGATACGGTGATCGCGACCGACGGAGCCGGCTCTCAGGTTCGACAGGCGATGCAGAGACAGATCGCGGAATTCGAGTTTTCATCTGAATTTCTGGAACACGGATATAAAGAACTAGTGATACCGCCTGCTTCCGAACTGCCGGAAGTGTTGGAAGGTGCGAGCCCGCGGAGCGGGAATTTCCTGCTCGAGCCGAATGCACTGCATATCTGGCCGCGGCATAAGTTCATGATGATCGCACTGCCGAATTTTGACGGCAGCTTTACTTGCACTCTTTTTCTGTCACATAACGGAAACGGCGAAGCTGGGTTTGACCAACTCGTTGACGATGCCGCGCTTCTTAACTTCTTTCAGCGTGAGTTTCCCGATGCGGTTCGGCTGATGCCGTCGCTTGTCGAAGATTTCTTTGCAAACCCGACCGGTAGCCTTGGCACGATCAAATGCTGGCCTTGGAACGTCGGCGGGAGATCGCTTTTGCTCGGCGATGCCGCTCATGCCATCGTTCCTTTCTATGGGCAGGGAATGAATTGCGCTTTCGAAGATGTCCGTGTGCTTGATTCGCTTATCGAGAAACACGGTGCCGCTTGGGAATCCATATATAAGGAATATGGAGCATTAAGAAAGATAAACACCGATGCGATAGCTGATCTCGCCGTAGGGAATTTCTACGAGATGCGTGATGCGACGGCCGATCCCGTCTTTCAACGCAAGCGCGAATTGGAAACCCTGCTCGAGCAAAACTACACAGATTATTTTTCCAAATATTCGATGGTCACCTTTCGCGAAGACATACCGTATTCGGTCGCGCTATCGAAAGGTAACGCGCAAGATCGATTGCTTATGGAGATTTGTTCGAAAACTCAAGATGCCCTCGAACTAGATCTCGGAAGCATTGCAGCACAGTTGAAAGAGGCCGGATGA
- a CDS encoding TIGR01777 family protein — MKALITGASGLIGKALQPVLKGSGWELLLASRSEPKDTDHIRWNIDEGFADIDLSRLEGLDAVIHLAGENVAGLRWSDEKKKAIRDSRVFGTRTIIEAFAKIEKKPTVFISGSAIGFYGDRDDDEMTETSSAGDTFLAEVCKEWEAESRRAEDMGIRTVLLRTGIVLSKDGGALATMLTPFKLGVGGVVGSGKQWMSWVSLDDVIGIIEYTLENEKLRGAVNVVSPHPVTNEEFTKTLGSVLYRPTFLPLPEFAVNMVFGEMGDALLLDSTRVIPKRLIDAGYKFKHTALKIALEQALK; from the coding sequence ATGAAGGCATTGATAACGGGCGCTAGCGGTTTAATAGGGAAGGCCTTGCAGCCCGTATTGAAAGGATCGGGATGGGAGCTTTTGCTTGCTTCGCGCAGTGAACCGAAAGACACCGATCACATTCGTTGGAATATCGACGAGGGGTTTGCGGATATCGATCTCTCTCGGCTCGAGGGACTCGACGCGGTCATTCATCTGGCCGGTGAAAACGTCGCGGGCCTGAGATGGAGCGACGAAAAGAAAAAGGCGATCCGTGACAGCCGCGTGTTCGGTACGCGGACCATCATCGAAGCCTTTGCAAAGATCGAAAAGAAGCCAACGGTTTTCATATCGGGCTCCGCGATCGGATTTTATGGCGACCGCGACGATGACGAAATGACCGAGACGAGCTCGGCGGGCGATACATTTCTGGCCGAAGTCTGTAAAGAATGGGAAGCCGAATCGAGACGGGCAGAGGACATGGGGATCAGGACAGTTCTATTGCGGACCGGTATAGTTCTCTCGAAGGATGGCGGAGCCCTGGCGACAATGTTGACGCCGTTCAAACTTGGCGTTGGCGGTGTCGTCGGCAGCGGAAAACAATGGATGAGTTGGGTGTCGCTGGACGACGTTATCGGCATCATCGAGTATACGCTCGAGAACGAAAAGCTTCGCGGTGCGGTGAACGTCGTTTCACCGCATCCTGTAACCAATGAAGAGTTCACCAAAACGCTCGGCAGCGTCCTTTACCGCCCGACATTTCTGCCATTGCCAGAATTCGCAGTGAATATGGTATTTGGAGAAATGGGCGATGCATTGCTGCTCGATTCGACGAGAGTGATCCCTAAGCGGCTGATCGACGCGGGATACAAGTTCAAACACACCGCACTGAAAATTGCACTCGAACAAGCACTCAAATAG
- a CDS encoding cytochrome c, whose amino-acid sequence MLRFKVLLVSIFAVIGLSGCFGSASGEYVLAESKAYEATLFRQNCAICHGTEGNGKTLDDGTVVPSLRNGEFKAKTENEIYRQIADGGNGMLPFRQQLTERELRLMVDLVKRDLRRQ is encoded by the coding sequence ATGCTCCGGTTCAAGGTCTTGCTTGTTTCGATCTTTGCAGTGATCGGCCTATCGGGCTGTTTTGGTTCCGCTTCGGGCGAATATGTCCTTGCGGAAAGCAAGGCTTACGAGGCAACGCTGTTTCGTCAAAATTGTGCCATCTGCCATGGAACCGAAGGCAACGGCAAGACCCTCGACGACGGGACGGTCGTTCCAAGCCTCAGAAACGGCGAGTTTAAGGCGAAGACGGAGAATGAGATTTATAGGCAGATAGCCGACGGCGGTAACGGAATGCTTCCTTTTCGGCAACAGTTGACCGAGCGCGAACTTCGGCTGATGGTCGACCTTGTCAAACGAGACCTGCGGAGGCAGTAG
- a CDS encoding DEAD/DEAH box helicase, producing MRQLEAVEHLLKGIGVPDPLPFKPDDFQLEALNAIESDDVLVTAPTGSGKTWIAREEIRRLLASGKRAWYTTPLKALTNSKYAEFAAEFGVANVGILTGDRKENYDAPLIVGTTEIYRNQLFDAMRQGDQVRTDLCILDEAHYLSDDERGHVWEEAIILTPPRIRLLLLSATVGRAEEFAGWIEQVRGTRVRVINRAGTRPVELRAAYLSSNLQLYPLFERAGNINPDIEQFSRERSRGFRRRR from the coding sequence ATGCGGCAGCTTGAAGCGGTCGAGCATCTTCTCAAAGGCATCGGCGTCCCTGACCCGTTACCGTTCAAGCCGGATGACTTTCAGCTCGAAGCACTCAACGCAATAGAGAGTGACGATGTTTTGGTTACGGCCCCAACCGGCAGCGGCAAAACGTGGATAGCTCGGGAAGAGATCCGGCGACTACTGGCGTCGGGTAAGCGGGCATGGTACACGACGCCGCTAAAAGCTCTGACGAACTCGAAGTACGCCGAGTTCGCTGCCGAATTCGGGGTAGCGAATGTCGGTATCCTCACAGGTGACCGGAAAGAGAATTATGATGCTCCGCTTATTGTCGGCACGACCGAGATCTATCGAAACCAACTTTTTGACGCGATGAGACAGGGAGACCAGGTTCGAACGGATCTTTGCATTCTCGATGAGGCCCATTACCTATCGGATGATGAACGCGGTCACGTTTGGGAAGAGGCAATAATCCTGACCCCACCGCGTATCAGACTGCTCTTGCTATCGGCGACAGTTGGCCGGGCTGAAGAGTTCGCGGGCTGGATCGAACAAGTGCGCGGAACCAGAGTCAGGGTGATCAATAGGGCAGGAACGCGTCCGGTCGAGCTTCGGGCGGCATATCTTTCGAGTAACCTTCAGCTTTATCCACTTTTCGAACGAGCCGGGAACATCAACCCTGATATCGAGCAGTTTTCTCGCGAACGCAGCCGGGGATTTCGTCGTCGGCGATAA
- a CDS encoding GNAT family N-acetyltransferase, producing MIEIRRTDASDEDFFKLVELLDTELAERDGTEHAYYAQFNKIENIRHVVIACVGGRSVSCGAIKHFGLKTMEIKRMFTIPDHRGKGIAAMVLDELEKWALELSCTRCVLETGKKQPEAIRLYTKCGYSLIPNYGQYAEMENSVCFAKEIVI from the coding sequence ATGATCGAGATCCGCAGAACCGATGCGAGCGACGAAGATTTCTTCAAGTTGGTCGAGCTTCTTGATACCGAATTGGCTGAACGCGACGGAACCGAACATGCCTACTATGCCCAATTCAATAAGATCGAGAATATCCGCCATGTTGTGATCGCTTGCGTTGGGGGCAGATCCGTATCTTGCGGAGCGATAAAGCACTTTGGGTTGAAAACAATGGAAATAAAGCGGATGTTCACTATTCCGGACCATCGCGGAAAAGGCATTGCCGCAATGGTATTGGACGAGCTCGAAAAGTGGGCGCTCGAATTATCCTGCACCAGATGTGTGCTTGAAACAGGCAAAAAACAGCCGGAGGCGATCAGGCTCTACACAAAATGCGGTTACTCTTTGATTCCGAACTACGGGCAGTATGCCGAGATGGAAAACAGCGTGTGCTTTGCGAAAGAAATTGTTATTTGA
- a CDS encoding amidohydrolase, producing MFKIDIHTHIIPADIPDWRGAFGYGGFITLDHYKPCCATMVRDDGKRFRDIEANCWDPAVRIGEMDQTDVDVQVLSTVPVMFSYWAKAEDGLMVSRFLNDHLAEIVSEFPLRFVGLGTLPMQDTALSIKELERCKQIGLLGVQIGTNVNQRNLGDPSFFELFAACNEMEMAVFVHPWEMMGEADMQKYWLPWLVGMPAETSRAICSLIFSGTLEKLPGLKICFAHGGGSFPATLGRIRHGFDVRPDLVAVDNPNDPAKYVDRVFFDSLVHDEAMLRHLLNIAGPGRVALGSDYPFPLGESKPGSMIESMGFDKETEEQLLNGTALKWLGIDGSRFGL from the coding sequence ATGTTCAAGATCGACATCCACACGCATATAATTCCTGCGGACATCCCAGATTGGAGGGGTGCCTTTGGATACGGCGGGTTCATCACGCTCGACCACTACAAGCCGTGCTGTGCGACGATGGTGAGAGACGACGGCAAGAGATTTCGCGATATCGAGGCGAATTGCTGGGATCCTGCCGTGCGGATCGGCGAAATGGATCAGACCGACGTTGACGTTCAGGTACTTTCAACAGTTCCGGTCATGTTCAGCTATTGGGCAAAGGCCGAGGACGGCCTGATGGTTTCGCGGTTTCTTAACGACCACTTGGCCGAGATCGTTAGCGAATTTCCGTTGCGGTTCGTTGGACTCGGAACGCTGCCAATGCAAGACACGGCATTGTCGATCAAGGAACTCGAGCGCTGTAAGCAGATCGGCCTGCTTGGTGTGCAGATCGGCACGAATGTGAACCAGCGCAATTTAGGTGATCCGTCGTTTTTTGAACTCTTTGCCGCTTGTAACGAAATGGAGATGGCCGTTTTCGTTCATCCATGGGAAATGATGGGTGAGGCAGACATGCAAAAATACTGGCTGCCTTGGCTCGTCGGCATGCCTGCCGAGACGTCGAGGGCGATATGTTCGCTTATTTTCTCAGGCACACTCGAAAAATTACCTGGTTTGAAGATCTGCTTTGCTCACGGCGGCGGCTCGTTTCCTGCGACCTTGGGGCGGATCAGGCATGGATTCGATGTTAGACCGGATCTCGTGGCGGTAGATAATCCGAATGACCCGGCGAAATATGTCGACCGGGTCTTCTTTGATTCTCTGGTTCACGACGAGGCGATGCTTCGCCACCTTTTGAACATTGCAGGGCCGGGCCGTGTCGCACTCGGGTCCGATTATCCGTTCCCGCTTGGCGAGTCAAAACCAGGTTCGATGATCGAATCAATGGGATTCGATAAAGAAACAGAGGAGCAACTATTAAACGGTACTGCTCTTAAATGGCTCGGGATCGATGGCTCGCGTTTTGGCCTTTGA
- the fdhF gene encoding formate dehydrogenase subunit alpha: protein MVRASINGSLFEFESGISVLDAARKAGFVVPTLCNDARLKPAGACRLCLVKVNGSEHQTISCKTMLTDGMAVETHDPKVEEARRWNLKMLAKDYPAEAFERFPEKPFHKLARQYGLTSEDFSAQTNGYRKDNSHTYIQVDMSRCIDCYSCVRICDEVQGQYVWQVVGRGEDSQIVPDSFGAFGDSSCVSCGACVDVCPTGALEDRSLIERGQPTVWTKTTCPYCGTGCEMYAGTRDDRMVQIRPAGEAPVNRGHLCVKGRYAFDFVDAADRVTQPMIRENGDWHNATWEEALEYSAKRLIRIIEENGPDSVAVLGSARATNEENYLAQKFARVVFGTNNVDCCARVCHTPSAAAMKMMLGTGAATNSFDDIERASTILLCGANPTENHPIPGARIKQAVLKGANLIVIDPRKTELTKFADVHLQVRPGTNILLFNALAHTIIDEEMYDQAFVKERVTEFEEYRDFVADYSADAVAERCGIEPELIRQAARLYATAKPAMSMHGLGMTEHLQGTEGVMAVVNLALLTGNIGKPGSGVNPLRGQNNVQGSAHMGCDPGILTGSIAVEAGRAAFESVWNVKLPMTAGLDQLQMMDAARDGKLKALWTIGYDVFLSNANSHETERSLGNLDFMIVQDLFLNETAKSFANVFLPAASSFEKDGTFMNAERRIQRIRKAIEPRGDSRSDLEIICGLAGAMGYSEHFSFGTSKDVWDEIRNVWPGGSGISYDRIDRSGIQWPCPDIGHPGTEILHADEFSIGKTASLRRIKYRPTKEAVNDQFPFLLTTGRTLHQFNAGTMTMRTPNVELRPTDLLMISPDDAELYGIEDGDPVRLVSAYGQAELPAEITTAVKNGQLFATFHDARIFLNRITSPVRDRFTHAPEFKVTSVRIEKTQS, encoded by the coding sequence ATGGTCAGGGCGTCGATCAACGGAAGTTTGTTTGAATTCGAAAGCGGTATTTCGGTCCTTGATGCAGCGCGGAAAGCAGGGTTTGTTGTTCCAACGCTTTGCAATGACGCGCGTCTGAAGCCGGCTGGTGCGTGTCGGCTCTGTCTGGTGAAGGTCAATGGCTCGGAACACCAAACGATATCGTGTAAAACAATGCTCACGGACGGCATGGCCGTCGAAACCCATGATCCAAAGGTCGAAGAAGCTCGACGCTGGAACCTGAAAATGCTCGCCAAGGACTATCCGGCCGAGGCATTCGAGCGATTTCCCGAAAAACCCTTTCACAAACTTGCTCGTCAATACGGTCTGACCTCCGAAGATTTTTCGGCTCAGACGAATGGATATCGTAAAGACAACTCGCACACTTATATTCAAGTCGATATGTCGCGATGCATCGATTGCTATTCGTGTGTTCGGATCTGCGATGAGGTGCAAGGACAGTACGTTTGGCAGGTCGTCGGACGCGGCGAGGATTCTCAGATAGTGCCCGATTCATTCGGTGCGTTTGGCGATAGCAGCTGCGTTTCGTGCGGTGCGTGTGTTGACGTTTGCCCCACCGGAGCTTTGGAAGATCGGTCTCTCATCGAACGCGGACAGCCGACAGTCTGGACGAAGACAACCTGCCCTTATTGCGGTACCGGATGCGAGATGTACGCCGGAACAAGAGACGACCGCATGGTCCAGATCAGGCCGGCAGGCGAAGCACCTGTAAATCGCGGGCATCTGTGTGTGAAAGGCCGATATGCATTCGACTTCGTCGACGCAGCCGACCGAGTCACGCAACCGATGATCCGAGAAAACGGTGATTGGCACAATGCAACCTGGGAAGAGGCCTTAGAGTACTCTGCAAAGCGCCTTATTCGGATCATCGAAGAGAACGGACCTGATAGCGTCGCTGTACTTGGTTCTGCGCGAGCGACCAACGAAGAAAACTACCTTGCACAGAAATTTGCTCGCGTCGTATTTGGAACAAACAACGTCGATTGTTGTGCCCGAGTTTGCCATACGCCGTCTGCAGCAGCCATGAAAATGATGCTTGGTACAGGTGCTGCCACGAATTCGTTCGACGACATCGAACGAGCCTCGACAATACTTCTTTGTGGTGCGAACCCGACTGAGAATCATCCGATACCCGGAGCTAGGATAAAGCAAGCGGTGCTAAAGGGAGCGAACCTTATTGTGATCGATCCGCGCAAGACGGAGCTGACCAAATTTGCCGATGTTCACCTGCAGGTTCGACCTGGTACCAATATCCTCCTTTTCAATGCGTTGGCACATACGATCATTGACGAAGAAATGTATGACCAAGCATTTGTGAAAGAGCGAGTAACCGAATTCGAGGAGTATCGTGATTTCGTCGCTGACTACTCGGCAGATGCGGTGGCCGAACGCTGCGGCATCGAACCCGAACTCATTCGTCAGGCTGCGCGGCTGTATGCAACCGCCAAACCGGCGATGTCTATGCATGGCCTTGGTATGACCGAACATCTTCAGGGAACTGAGGGTGTCATGGCGGTCGTGAACCTGGCATTGCTCACCGGCAACATCGGCAAGCCGGGCTCCGGCGTCAATCCTCTCCGAGGACAAAACAACGTACAGGGTTCGGCACACATGGGCTGTGACCCAGGAATACTAACCGGCTCGATCGCGGTCGAAGCGGGTCGCGCCGCCTTTGAGTCTGTTTGGAACGTAAAGCTTCCGATGACCGCTGGTCTCGACCAATTGCAGATGATGGACGCCGCACGCGATGGGAAACTCAAAGCACTCTGGACGATCGGATACGACGTTTTTCTCTCAAATGCTAACTCGCACGAGACGGAACGAAGCCTCGGGAATCTCGACTTCATGATCGTGCAGGACCTTTTCCTGAACGAAACGGCAAAGAGTTTCGCTAACGTCTTTTTACCGGCCGCATCTTCCTTCGAAAAGGACGGCACATTCATGAACGCCGAAAGGAGGATACAGCGGATCAGGAAAGCTATCGAACCGCGGGGCGACTCACGTTCAGATCTGGAGATAATTTGCGGACTTGCCGGTGCCATGGGTTACAGCGAGCACTTTTCCTTTGGCACTTCGAAGGATGTTTGGGATGAGATACGTAACGTCTGGCCGGGCGGCAGCGGCATTTCCTACGACCGGATCGATCGATCCGGAATTCAATGGCCATGTCCTGACATTGGACATCCGGGGACCGAAATCCTTCATGCCGACGAGTTCTCGATCGGAAAGACCGCGTCCTTGCGTCGGATCAAGTACCGTCCGACAAAGGAGGCCGTTAACGATCAGTTCCCGTTCCTTTTGACGACCGGGCGGACGCTGCATCAATTCAATGCGGGAACAATGACGATGCGAACGCCAAATGTCGAGTTGCGGCCAACCGACCTGCTGATGATATCCCCAGACGATGCCGAATTATATGGGATCGAAGACGGAGACCCGGTGCGGCTAGTGAGCGCATACGGTCAGGCAGAGCTTCCGGCCGAAATCACGACGGCGGTCAAGAACGGACAGCTTTTTGCGACGTTTCACGACGCGAGGATATTTCTGAACCGGATCACATCACCTGTACGCGACCGCTTCACTCACGCACCTGAATTCAAGGTCACTAGTGTACGCATCGAAAAGACCCAATCCTAG
- a CDS encoding cyclase family protein, translated as MRFGGPQPNAYGVHEARSEPVRAGDLIGDTRLGGSVNFEQYTFIPHCNGTHTECVGHVTHERISIRDCLKDSFTGAVLISVEPKFVDNEPLITEDDLRIALAEQTAVSGDGRGFQEKYALIVRTLPNDDDKLTRKYGIADQNAVRIPPYFTAEAVRFIVESRFRHLLTDLPSIDRLYDDGKLVNHRIFWNLEEGSFERNALTRVDSSITELIYVPDEIADGEYLLNLQIAPFDSDCAPSRPILLQVK; from the coding sequence ATGAGGTTTGGCGGCCCGCAGCCGAACGCATATGGTGTGCACGAGGCGCGTTCGGAGCCCGTTCGGGCGGGAGATCTGATCGGCGATACGCGGCTCGGCGGGAGCGTGAATTTTGAGCAATATACTTTTATTCCACATTGCAACGGGACCCATACCGAGTGTGTTGGCCATGTAACCCATGAACGAATTTCGATCCGGGATTGCCTGAAGGATTCATTTACCGGTGCGGTCCTTATATCGGTAGAACCCAAGTTTGTAGACAACGAACCGCTGATCACTGAAGACGACCTGCGGATCGCGTTAGCAGAGCAAACCGCAGTTTCAGGCGATGGCAGAGGTTTTCAGGAAAAGTATGCGTTGATCGTCCGCACTTTGCCCAATGATGACGACAAACTGACCCGCAAATATGGCATCGCGGATCAAAACGCTGTCAGGATACCTCCGTACTTCACGGCTGAAGCGGTCCGGTTCATCGTTGAAAGCCGGTTCCGACACCTACTTACAGATCTGCCGTCGATCGACCGGCTATACGATGACGGTAAATTGGTTAACCACCGAATCTTTTGGAACTTAGAAGAAGGGAGCTTTGAGCGCAACGCATTGACGAGGGTAGATTCGTCAATAACAGAATTGATCTACGTTCCGGATGAGATCGCAGATGGAGAATACCTTCTGAATCTTCAAATTGCCCCATTCGATTCCGATTGTGCGCCAAGCCGACCAATACTGCTGCAGGTCAAATAA